In the genome of Qipengyuania seohaensis, one region contains:
- the bfr gene encoding bacterioferritin → MGLALPYLRQGVSDPALTNELTAINQYWLHYRVLADWGVSKLAEYERHESIDEMKHADILAERILFLNGLPNFQAIHKLKVGETVEEILKADLTMENEAIPLLRDAIEHCESVRDFVSREIFARILESEEEHVDFLETQFDMIERMGLQNYVQLNSEPAGDTQVNAG, encoded by the coding sequence ATGGGCCTGGCGTTGCCTTACCTACGGCAGGGTGTTTCCGATCCGGCGTTGACCAACGAGCTGACGGCGATCAACCAGTATTGGCTGCACTACCGCGTCCTCGCGGACTGGGGCGTGTCCAAGCTGGCAGAGTACGAACGGCACGAATCCATCGACGAGATGAAGCATGCCGACATCCTCGCCGAACGCATCCTTTTCCTGAACGGGCTTCCGAATTTCCAGGCTATCCACAAACTGAAAGTCGGTGAAACGGTCGAGGAAATCCTCAAGGCCGACCTCACAATGGAAAACGAGGCCATTCCGCTTCTGCGCGATGCAATCGAGCATTGCGAAAGCGTTCGCGATTTCGTCAGCCGAGAGATTTTTGCGCGCATCCTCGAGAGCGAGGAAGAGCATGTCGATTTCCTCGAAACGCAATTCGACATGATCGAACGCATGGGCCTGCAGAATTACGTGCAGCTCAATTCCGAGCCTGCCGGAGATACGCAGGTCAACGCAGGCTGA
- a CDS encoding DUF2721 domain-containing protein — MLFDLLVSLPGVDIIERTSSSLRVQNVVQLSLAPAFLLAGIGAVMNVMTNRLIWVANKIERILAADENDEAGDLIDELPALERRRVHAQRAVMLSTASAFTISVVIMLLFISAFVRTPLGTLVAAAWLVTMALLMAGLASFLLETRTAARRNHERMMQRKRSR, encoded by the coding sequence ATGCTGTTCGACCTGCTGGTCAGCCTGCCCGGCGTCGATATTATCGAGCGAACGAGTTCGAGCCTTCGCGTTCAGAACGTAGTCCAGCTCAGCCTAGCCCCTGCCTTCCTTCTTGCGGGTATCGGCGCGGTCATGAATGTGATGACCAATCGGCTGATCTGGGTGGCTAACAAGATCGAGCGCATCCTCGCCGCCGACGAGAACGACGAAGCCGGCGACCTTATCGACGAACTGCCGGCCCTCGAGCGCAGGCGTGTCCATGCGCAGCGGGCCGTCATGCTCAGCACCGCCTCGGCATTTACGATCAGCGTCGTGATCATGCTGCTATTCATCAGCGCATTCGTGCGCACGCCGCTTGGCACGCTGGTTGCCGCAGCATGGCTCGTGACGATGGCCCTGCTGATGGCGGGCCTCGCCTCGTTTCTATTGGAGACGCGGACGGCCGCCAGGAGGAATCACGAACGTATGATGCAGCGCAAACGGAGCCGCTGA